Proteins encoded within one genomic window of Saccharopolyspora pogona:
- a CDS encoding M23 family metallopeptidase — MGKHRKEGGHPPKAALLVRNKFVATVVAGGAFAAVGQPMAASAGPEQELPVHPLADSKNLSLAVTGTDTRPATVRLLASQTVNDSYAEAQKVQKSEAIEQARAEAVRAEAARAEAAERAAAEAKRAAEERERKARGFVKPAEGTFTSGFGSRWGTSHRGIDIANKIGTPIRSVAAGKVIDAGPASGFGLWIRVQHDDGTITVYGHINTVGVSVGERVDAGEQIATMGNRGESTGPHLHFEVIKNGIKINPLPWLNERGIEV; from the coding sequence ATGGGCAAGCACCGCAAGGAGGGCGGCCATCCCCCGAAGGCCGCCCTCCTGGTCCGCAACAAGTTCGTCGCGACGGTGGTCGCCGGCGGCGCCTTCGCCGCGGTCGGTCAGCCGATGGCAGCCTCCGCCGGCCCCGAGCAAGAGCTTCCCGTGCACCCGCTGGCCGACTCAAAGAACCTGAGCCTGGCCGTCACCGGGACCGACACGAGGCCGGCCACGGTCCGGCTGCTTGCCAGCCAGACCGTGAACGACTCCTACGCCGAGGCGCAGAAGGTCCAGAAGAGCGAGGCGATCGAGCAAGCTCGCGCGGAGGCCGTCCGCGCGGAGGCGGCGCGCGCGGAGGCGGCGGAGCGGGCCGCAGCCGAGGCCAAGCGAGCGGCCGAGGAGCGGGAGCGGAAGGCGCGCGGCTTCGTCAAGCCCGCCGAAGGCACCTTCACCTCCGGCTTCGGCTCGCGCTGGGGCACCAGCCACAGGGGCATCGACATCGCCAACAAAATCGGCACCCCGATCCGGTCGGTGGCAGCCGGCAAGGTCATCGACGCCGGCCCGGCCAGCGGCTTCGGGCTGTGGATCCGGGTGCAGCACGACGACGGCACGATCACCGTCTACGGCCACATCAACACCGTCGGGGTCAGCGTCGGCGAGCGGGTCGATGCCGGTGAGCAGATCGCCACGATGGGCAACCGCGGCGAGTCCACCGGCCCGCACCTGCACTTCGAGGTGATCAAGAACGGCATCAAGATCAACCCGTTGCCCTGGCTGAACGAGCGCGGCATCGAGGTGTGA
- a CDS encoding ATP-binding protein: MSVERELAHVEPETAATNLVEVRIAAEAAQLAVMRAVVGDLAMRADYDIDSIADLRLAVDEACSSLVRLAAPEATLVCRFRTGGDRLSVTAEVISDDAFGPRKDTFSWRVLSALADVVSTSVESDPAANGSHLVRIELTKGRTAHV; encoded by the coding sequence ATGAGCGTGGAACGCGAGCTCGCGCACGTCGAGCCGGAGACAGCCGCGACGAACCTGGTCGAGGTCCGCATCGCCGCCGAAGCCGCCCAGCTGGCGGTGATGCGAGCCGTCGTAGGCGACCTCGCGATGCGCGCCGACTACGACATCGACTCGATCGCCGACCTGCGGTTGGCCGTCGACGAAGCGTGCTCGTCGCTGGTCCGGCTGGCCGCCCCGGAGGCGACACTGGTCTGCCGGTTCCGCACCGGCGGCGACCGGCTGTCGGTCACCGCCGAAGTGATCAGTGACGATGCGTTCGGACCCCGCAAGGACACCTTCAGCTGGCGCGTGCTGAGCGCGTTGGCCGACGTTGTGTCAACCTCGGTCGAGTCGGATCCGGCTGCCAACGGCAGCCACCTGGTGCGGATCGAGTTGACCAAGGGACGGACGGCCCACGTGTGA
- a CDS encoding DsbA family protein translates to MSKNKNPVTQKSGLSTNVILTIVVVIVAVVVIGGVLLFNRGGADNTSSSSSGGGNVVAAEILRKPDSNVLTSAPDDRVTVVEFLDYQCPACHTYYSVLTKQVEKDYAGKITFVVRNFPLNMHPLARPAAQAAEAAALQGKFNEMYHALYDNYDAWALAADGQNVSTDEAKARGLFDQYAQQIGLDLDKFHQDMNSPQVNAKIDADVADGNKAGVSGTPTIFINGKQFDQGNIETVEQLNNAFRSELDKELVK, encoded by the coding sequence ATGTCGAAGAACAAGAACCCGGTAACCCAGAAGAGCGGGCTGTCCACGAACGTGATCCTCACCATCGTGGTGGTGATCGTCGCCGTCGTGGTGATCGGCGGCGTCCTGCTGTTCAACCGCGGCGGCGCGGACAACACCTCCTCCAGTTCCTCCGGCGGCGGGAACGTGGTGGCCGCCGAGATCCTGCGCAAGCCGGACAGCAACGTGCTGACCTCGGCGCCTGACGACAGGGTCACCGTCGTCGAGTTCCTCGACTACCAGTGCCCCGCCTGCCACACCTATTACTCGGTGCTGACCAAGCAGGTCGAGAAGGACTACGCGGGCAAGATCACCTTTGTCGTCCGCAACTTCCCGCTGAACATGCACCCGCTGGCCCGGCCGGCCGCGCAGGCCGCCGAGGCCGCCGCGCTGCAGGGCAAGTTCAACGAGATGTACCACGCCCTCTACGACAACTACGACGCCTGGGCGCTCGCCGCCGACGGCCAGAACGTCAGCACCGACGAGGCCAAGGCCCGCGGGCTGTTCGACCAGTACGCCCAGCAGATCGGCCTGGACCTGGACAAGTTCCACCAGGACATGAACTCGCCTCAGGTCAACGCCAAGATCGACGCCGACGTTGCCGACGGCAACAAGGCCGGGGTGTCGGGCACGCCGACGATCTTCATCAACGGCAAGCAGTTCGACCAGGGCAACATCGAGACCGTCGAGCAGCTCAACAACGCCTTCCGCAGCGAGCTCGACAAGGAGCTCGTGAAGTGA
- a CDS encoding NAD-dependent epimerase/dehydratase family protein, with protein sequence MRILVLGGDGYLGWPTAVHLSDCGHDVAVADNYARRGYDHELGVDSLVPIEPMQVRLDAWREVSGKSIKCYYGDLVDGEFTAEMIAGFRPDAIVHFAEQRAAPYSMIDRRHAVYTQQNNVIGNLNVLFAIQQVDPDIHLVKLGTMGEYGTPNIDIEEGWLEVTHNGRTDRMLYPKKPGSFYHLSKVHDSHNIEFACRIWGLRATDLNQGVVYGQETPQTAHDTRLATRFDYDAIFGTVLNRFVIQAVLGHPLTVYGTGGQTRGLIDIRDTVECIRLAAENPADRGEFRVFNQMTEKYSVGEIAKIVANSFAGSAEIEYLDNPRVEQGEHYYNVKHTGLVELGLQPHLLSNTLIESLFRVADKYKERVDLAALRPTVNWRQATSPLREDR encoded by the coding sequence GTGCGAATCCTCGTCCTCGGAGGAGACGGCTACCTCGGATGGCCGACCGCTGTGCACTTGTCCGACTGCGGCCACGATGTCGCCGTCGCCGACAACTACGCCCGCCGGGGCTACGACCACGAGCTCGGCGTGGACAGCCTGGTGCCGATCGAGCCGATGCAGGTCCGCCTGGACGCCTGGCGGGAGGTCTCCGGCAAGTCGATCAAGTGCTACTACGGCGACCTGGTCGACGGCGAGTTCACCGCGGAGATGATCGCCGGCTTCCGGCCCGACGCGATCGTGCATTTCGCCGAGCAGCGGGCCGCGCCGTACTCGATGATCGACCGTCGGCACGCGGTGTACACCCAACAGAACAACGTGATCGGCAACCTCAACGTGCTGTTCGCGATCCAGCAGGTCGACCCGGACATCCACCTGGTCAAGCTCGGCACGATGGGCGAGTACGGGACGCCGAACATCGACATCGAGGAAGGCTGGCTGGAGGTCACCCACAACGGGCGGACCGACCGCATGCTGTACCCGAAGAAGCCGGGCTCGTTCTACCACCTGAGCAAGGTGCACGACAGCCACAACATCGAGTTCGCCTGCCGGATCTGGGGGCTGCGCGCCACCGACCTCAACCAGGGCGTCGTCTACGGCCAGGAAACCCCGCAGACCGCGCACGACACCCGGCTGGCGACCAGGTTCGACTACGACGCGATCTTCGGCACCGTGCTCAACCGGTTCGTCATTCAGGCCGTGCTCGGCCACCCGCTGACGGTGTACGGCACCGGCGGGCAGACCCGCGGCCTGATCGACATCCGCGACACCGTCGAGTGCATCCGGCTGGCCGCCGAGAACCCGGCCGACCGCGGCGAGTTCCGGGTGTTCAACCAGATGACCGAGAAGTACTCGGTGGGGGAGATCGCCAAGATCGTGGCCAACAGCTTCGCGGGGTCGGCCGAGATCGAGTACCTGGACAACCCGCGGGTCGAGCAGGGCGAGCACTACTACAACGTCAAGCACACCGGCCTGGTGGAGCTGGGCCTGCAGCCGCACCTGCTGTCGAACACGCTCATCGAGTCGTTGTTCCGGGTGGCGGACAAGTACAAGGAGCGGGTCGACCTCGCCGCGCTGCGGCCCACCGTCAACTGGCGCCAGGCCACCAGCCCGTTGCGCGAGGACCGCTGA
- a CDS encoding vitamin K epoxide reductase family protein, producing MPESSGVPRGLGWLYVVGGVIGFAGSFALTLEKLQKLANPGYVPTCSINPIISCGSVMDSAQAAVFGFPNPLLGVASFPVVVTAGVVVLAGFRPPRWIWLGMQLGTTLAVAFIHWLVVQSLYEIGALCPYCMIVWVVTIPLFWYTTLHNLDAGNVGGGNSPGAALRRFHSVVLAVWYLVIVVLILQAFWDYWTTLV from the coding sequence ATGCCCGAGTCGAGCGGCGTCCCGCGCGGCCTCGGCTGGCTGTACGTCGTGGGCGGCGTGATCGGGTTCGCGGGCTCGTTCGCGCTGACCCTGGAGAAGCTGCAGAAGCTGGCGAACCCCGGCTACGTGCCGACCTGCAGCATCAACCCGATCATCTCGTGCGGTTCGGTAATGGACAGCGCCCAGGCAGCGGTGTTCGGGTTCCCGAACCCGCTGCTCGGGGTGGCGTCATTCCCGGTCGTGGTCACCGCCGGGGTGGTAGTGCTGGCCGGATTCCGGCCGCCGCGCTGGATCTGGCTGGGCATGCAGCTCGGCACCACCCTCGCGGTCGCCTTCATCCACTGGCTGGTGGTGCAGAGCCTCTACGAGATCGGCGCGCTGTGCCCGTACTGCATGATCGTGTGGGTCGTGACGATCCCGCTGTTCTGGTACACGACGCTGCACAACCTCGACGCCGGCAACGTCGGCGGCGGCAATTCCCCCGGCGCGGCGCTGCGCCGGTTCCACAGCGTGGTGCTCGCGGTGTGGTATCTGGTGATCGTGGTCCTGATCCTGCAGGCGTTCTGGGACTACTGGACCACCTTGGTGTAG
- a CDS encoding PucR family transcriptional regulator, translated as MDCPVAAGGRVLGRGSVFDRSGEGCFRARGAGQAGIVQGVVADPADSAAEVTNALARARLADVPALTERLMAAIFTDNPEWTDYSPVPKEDLWEGCRQYLERILQILSGEVPGPDGDDVAAAIGRRRAEQGVPLEVMLRTFRLGGRIAWEALVDQAYQDGADPDSMLSVATSVWTVIDGLSSTLSTSYRNTELDRLRRDDQRRHALVEDLLAGRARDTAFAQRTAKELDLPTGGLYLVIVAEMSNDGGFALRGHQDALSALRFRSVWQVRADSLVGLVALEQGKKDLALDALRPLARGRVAVSPSVRGLAEVGLAHQLALTTLGTSSYGAAELVTLEERFPEALLVQSPDLAQRLLESQLGPILELPVKERDMLLETLTAWLEENCSTANAAVRLHCHRNTVLNRLHRITSLIGRPLYGRTAYVSLSLALSALRLRDGLRD; from the coding sequence ATGGACTGCCCGGTTGCGGCGGGCGGTCGGGTGCTTGGACGCGGCAGCGTCTTCGACCGTTCCGGAGAGGGCTGTTTCCGGGCTCGGGGGGCTGGGCAGGCCGGTATTGTCCAGGGCGTGGTAGCTGATCCTGCCGACTCCGCCGCCGAAGTCACGAATGCGCTGGCCAGAGCTCGCCTTGCGGACGTGCCCGCCCTCACCGAGCGGCTGATGGCCGCGATCTTCACCGACAACCCAGAGTGGACCGACTACAGCCCTGTTCCCAAGGAGGACCTCTGGGAGGGCTGTCGGCAGTACCTCGAACGCATCCTGCAGATACTCAGCGGCGAGGTGCCCGGGCCCGACGGCGACGACGTGGCCGCCGCCATCGGCCGCCGCCGCGCCGAGCAGGGCGTGCCGCTGGAGGTGATGCTGCGGACGTTCCGGCTGGGCGGCCGGATCGCCTGGGAGGCGCTGGTCGACCAGGCGTACCAGGACGGCGCCGACCCGGACTCGATGTTGAGCGTGGCTACCTCGGTGTGGACCGTGATCGACGGGTTGTCCTCGACGCTGTCGACGTCGTACCGCAACACCGAGCTGGACCGGCTGCGCCGGGACGACCAGCGGCGCCACGCCCTGGTGGAGGACCTGCTCGCGGGCCGCGCGCGCGACACCGCCTTCGCGCAACGCACCGCGAAGGAGCTCGACCTGCCCACCGGTGGCCTGTACCTGGTGATCGTCGCCGAGATGTCCAACGACGGCGGTTTCGCGCTGCGCGGGCACCAGGACGCACTGAGCGCCTTGCGCTTCCGCTCGGTGTGGCAGGTGCGCGCCGATTCGTTGGTGGGGCTGGTGGCGCTGGAGCAGGGGAAGAAGGACCTCGCGCTGGACGCGCTGCGGCCGCTGGCGCGGGGCCGGGTCGCGGTGTCGCCGTCGGTGCGCGGCCTCGCGGAGGTAGGCCTCGCCCACCAGCTCGCCCTCACCACGCTCGGCACCTCGTCGTACGGGGCGGCGGAGCTGGTGACCTTGGAGGAGCGGTTCCCGGAGGCGCTGCTGGTGCAGTCGCCGGACCTGGCGCAGCGGCTACTGGAGTCCCAGCTCGGCCCGATCCTGGAGCTGCCGGTCAAGGAGCGCGACATGCTCCTGGAAACCCTGACGGCCTGGCTGGAGGAGAACTGCTCGACGGCCAACGCGGCGGTCCGCCTCCACTGCCACCGCAACACGGTCCTCAACCGCTTGCACCGCATCACGTCCCTGATCGGCCGACCCCTCTACGGCCGAACGGCCTACGTGTCCCTGTCGCTGGCGCTGTCCGCCCTGCGGCTCCGCGACGGCCTGCGGGACTAG
- a CDS encoding SigB/SigF/SigG family RNA polymerase sigma factor — MKRAESKPTTHSRNERYDRLAPLFRELAKLGKQDPRRSGLRETLVTEHLPVAEHIARRFSHRGESQEDLTQVATLGLINAVDRFDPERGVDFLSYAVPTIMGEVRRHFRDTGWAVRMPRRLQELHLSVSAAIARLSQELGRAPTPSELAKHLGISTDDVYRGLEAGNAYRSASLDELLTDTDEIPLGDAIGSDDAELAEVENREMVRPLLADLPDRERRILVMRFFRGMTQTQIAEQIGISQMHVSRLLARTLGWLRQRLEEEKPAETAAE, encoded by the coding sequence GTGAAACGAGCGGAATCCAAGCCGACCACGCATTCGCGCAACGAGCGCTACGACCGGCTGGCGCCGCTCTTCCGTGAGCTCGCGAAGCTCGGCAAGCAGGATCCGCGGCGTTCCGGGCTCCGCGAAACGCTGGTCACCGAGCACCTGCCGGTGGCCGAGCACATCGCCCGGCGCTTCAGCCACCGCGGCGAGTCCCAGGAGGACCTCACCCAGGTCGCCACGCTGGGCCTGATCAACGCGGTGGACCGGTTCGACCCGGAGCGCGGGGTGGACTTCCTGTCGTACGCGGTGCCGACGATCATGGGCGAGGTCCGCAGGCACTTCCGGGACACCGGCTGGGCGGTGCGGATGCCGCGCCGGTTGCAGGAGCTGCACCTGTCGGTGTCGGCGGCGATCGCCCGGCTGTCGCAGGAGCTGGGCCGGGCGCCGACGCCGAGCGAACTCGCCAAGCACCTGGGGATCAGCACCGACGACGTCTACCGCGGCCTGGAGGCGGGCAACGCCTACCGCAGCGCCTCGCTGGATGAGCTGCTCACCGACACCGACGAGATCCCGCTCGGCGACGCGATCGGCTCCGACGACGCGGAGCTGGCCGAGGTGGAGAACCGCGAGATGGTCCGGCCGCTGCTGGCGGACCTGCCGGACCGGGAGCGCCGAATCCTGGTGATGCGGTTCTTCCGCGGCATGACCCAGACGCAGATAGCCGAGCAGATCGGCATCTCCCAGATGCACGTCTCCCGGCTGCTGGCCCGAACCCTCGGCTGGCTGCGCCAACGCCTCGAAGAAGAAAAGCCAGCCGAAACCGCCGCAGAATAA
- a CDS encoding glycosyltransferase family 2 protein: MPTTLPSEADRAALADYAERCGDHRFAPVVVLIAAYNEEESIGEVLDSIPARSCDLDVDKLVVVDGATDDTAKIALKHGAQTCIVPTNRGQGAALRLGYHLAVERGAHYIITTDADGQYDITELPKLLRPLIDGDADFVTGSRVLGSNERPQLIRRAGTHVFAWLVSALTGQRITDTSFGFRGMLAEVPNSVTLEQPQYQSSELLVGVLSRGYRVREQPMRMLARTAGVSKKGNNFRYGYRYARVVLETWWRERRAVNTNRSTRKNLTTNITA; the protein is encoded by the coding sequence ATGCCCACGACCTTACCGAGCGAGGCGGACCGGGCGGCGCTGGCGGACTACGCCGAGCGCTGCGGTGACCACCGGTTCGCCCCGGTCGTCGTGCTCATCGCCGCCTACAACGAGGAGGAGTCGATCGGCGAGGTGCTCGACAGCATTCCCGCCCGCAGCTGCGACCTGGACGTCGACAAGCTGGTGGTGGTCGACGGCGCGACCGACGACACCGCCAAGATCGCGCTGAAGCACGGCGCGCAGACCTGCATCGTCCCCACGAACCGGGGCCAGGGTGCCGCATTGAGGCTCGGGTACCACCTGGCCGTCGAGCGCGGTGCGCATTACATCATCACCACCGACGCCGACGGCCAGTACGACATCACCGAGCTGCCGAAGCTACTGAGGCCGCTGATCGACGGCGACGCCGACTTCGTCACAGGTTCCCGCGTGCTGGGCAGCAACGAGCGCCCCCAGCTGATCCGCCGCGCCGGCACCCACGTTTTCGCCTGGCTGGTCAGCGCGCTGACCGGGCAGCGCATCACGGACACGTCGTTCGGGTTCCGTGGCATGCTGGCCGAGGTGCCCAACTCGGTGACCCTGGAGCAGCCGCAGTACCAGTCCTCCGAGCTGCTGGTCGGCGTGCTCAGCCGCGGTTACCGGGTGCGGGAGCAGCCGATGCGGATGCTGGCGCGCACCGCCGGTGTCAGTAAGAAGGGCAACAACTTCCGCTACGGCTACCGCTACGCGCGAGTGGTGCTCGAAACCTGGTGGCGGGAGCGCCGGGCGGTGAACACCAACCGGTCGACGAGGAAGAACTTGACCACGAACATCACCGCGTAA
- a CDS encoding GntR family transcriptional regulator, whose translation MRARSPRLPDELAGRLRERIMTGRLRQGEHLHLERLAEQLGVSVTPVREALLALRGEGFVDLEPRRGFTVASLSRQDFEDAHRLQATIAGELAARAADQIDAERLAELGALQEEIQTACQFTLLDMGELVTRFHAVVWMAANSPKLAWFLGIAMHYTPRSTTVDVPGWREMAATGHQSLLAALRLRDQAGSRAAMHQHVTRTGQLLIHHLQQRGMWAESPENPPPPGSSASHREDGPGR comes from the coding sequence ATGCGGGCACGCTCCCCCCGGCTTCCCGACGAGCTGGCCGGTCGGCTGCGGGAACGGATCATGACCGGCCGGCTGCGGCAGGGCGAGCACCTGCACCTGGAGCGCCTCGCCGAACAACTCGGCGTCAGCGTCACACCGGTGCGGGAGGCGCTGCTGGCACTGCGCGGCGAGGGATTCGTCGACCTCGAACCGCGCCGCGGGTTTACCGTGGCGTCGCTGAGCCGGCAGGACTTCGAGGACGCCCACCGGCTGCAGGCCACCATCGCGGGCGAGCTCGCGGCCCGCGCGGCGGACCAGATCGACGCCGAGCGGCTCGCCGAACTCGGTGCGCTGCAAGAGGAAATCCAGACCGCGTGCCAGTTCACGCTGCTCGACATGGGCGAGCTGGTGACCCGCTTCCACGCCGTGGTCTGGATGGCCGCGAATTCGCCGAAACTGGCCTGGTTCCTCGGAATCGCGATGCACTACACGCCGCGCAGTACCACCGTCGACGTGCCGGGCTGGCGGGAGATGGCCGCGACCGGCCACCAGTCGCTGCTGGCCGCGTTGCGACTCCGGGACCAGGCAGGATCACGCGCCGCGATGCACCAGCACGTCACCCGTACCGGACAGTTACTGATCCATCACCTGCAGCAACGGGGGATGTGGGCCGAGTCGCCCGAAAACCCACCCCCACCAGGGAGTTCCGCATCACACCGGGAAGATGGGCCGGGTCGCTAA
- the ligD gene encoding non-homologous end-joining DNA ligase: MNDALRLLDDAERGELRSWPGGTWHEPALATLTHHRFSHPDWIFERKLDGARVIAGCDGDRPVLWSRNHRRVDAAYPEIIDALAEQGAERFVLDGEMVAFEGGQTSFGRLQKRINLTDPRAARRTGVAVYYYVFDLIAFGGVDLTDLSLRTRKRLLRECFDFTDPLRFSAHRAGNGEEFYREACRRGWEGLIAKRADRPYRGGRSRDWLKFKCVADQEFVIGGYTDPKGSRSGFGALLVGYYADSRLRYAGKVGTGYDERTLRELRGKLDELARDGSPFADPVAERDVHWVAPELVAQVGFTEWTGDGKLRHPRFSGLRNDKRPQDVVREA; this comes from the coding sequence ATGAATGATGCCCTGCGCCTGCTCGACGACGCCGAACGCGGTGAACTGAGGTCCTGGCCCGGCGGAACCTGGCACGAGCCGGCGCTGGCGACGCTGACCCACCACCGGTTCTCCCACCCGGACTGGATCTTCGAGCGCAAGCTCGACGGGGCGCGGGTGATCGCCGGCTGCGACGGGGACCGGCCGGTGCTGTGGTCGCGCAACCACAGGCGGGTCGATGCCGCGTACCCGGAGATCATCGACGCGCTCGCCGAGCAGGGCGCCGAGCGGTTCGTGCTGGACGGCGAGATGGTCGCCTTCGAGGGCGGCCAGACGAGCTTCGGCCGGCTGCAGAAGCGCATCAACCTCACCGATCCGCGCGCGGCCCGCCGCACCGGCGTGGCGGTCTACTACTACGTGTTCGACCTGATTGCCTTCGGCGGCGTGGACCTGACGGACCTGTCGCTGCGCACCCGGAAACGCCTGTTGCGCGAGTGCTTCGACTTCACCGATCCGCTGCGGTTCAGCGCGCACCGGGCCGGCAACGGCGAGGAGTTCTATCGCGAAGCGTGCCGCCGCGGCTGGGAGGGCCTGATCGCCAAGCGCGCCGACCGGCCCTACCGCGGCGGGCGCAGCCGCGACTGGCTGAAGTTCAAGTGCGTCGCCGACCAGGAATTCGTCATCGGCGGCTACACCGACCCCAAGGGCTCCCGGTCCGGTTTCGGAGCGTTGCTGGTCGGCTACTACGCGGATTCGCGGCTGCGCTACGCGGGTAAGGTCGGCACCGGCTACGACGAGCGGACGCTGCGCGAGCTGCGCGGCAAGCTGGACGAGCTGGCCCGCGACGGCTCACCGTTCGCCGACCCGGTGGCCGAGCGCGACGTGCACTGGGTGGCGCCGGAGCTGGTAGCGCAGGTCGGCTTCACCGAGTGGACCGGCGACGGCAAGCTGCGGCATCCCCGCTTTTCGGGGCTGCGCAACGACAAACGTCCGCAGGACGTGGTCCGCGAGGCCTAG
- the lpdA gene encoding dihydrolipoyl dehydrogenase: MQEFDLLVVGGGPGGYVAAIRAAQRGLAVGVVEKERPGGVCLNWGCIPTKAMLRSAEVYETVLHAADFGVNVENVTIDYDTITRRKSSVVKGLTDGVAGLLKTNGVTVINGHARFTGPTTVDVYATGESPLGADGPRYAAEPAGAQPIEQVKARDVIIATGSVPVQLPLPGADLPGVITSDGAFGLTEVPGRIAIIGGSAVGAEWATLFATLGSEVSIIEMQKTLVPAEDVEVGKALGRSFTKRGIKVLTEATVSRVDQAAGGLKVTVNGAKPQQIDADVVLVGVGRKPNTANLDLDKAGVATSERGFITVDDKLRTNVEHVYAIGDVTGKALLAHVASHQGVVAAETIAGHHAAIDYNVIPAATFTHPEIASVGLTEAKAIEAGHEVVAAKFPFAALGRAQSYGDTEGFLKIVAGKKYGEVLGVHIIGHSASDLITEGALAMALEATLDELAETIHAHPTLGEIGMEAAMAALGLPIHVAPPKKR; the protein is encoded by the coding sequence GTGCAGGAGTTCGACCTTCTCGTGGTAGGCGGCGGTCCCGGTGGATACGTCGCCGCGATCCGGGCCGCGCAGCGTGGCCTCGCGGTCGGCGTGGTGGAAAAGGAGCGGCCCGGCGGGGTCTGCTTGAACTGGGGCTGCATCCCGACCAAGGCGATGCTGCGCTCGGCCGAGGTGTACGAAACCGTGCTGCACGCGGCCGATTTCGGGGTGAACGTCGAGAACGTCACCATCGACTACGACACGATCACGCGCCGCAAGAGCAGCGTCGTCAAGGGCCTCACCGACGGTGTCGCGGGCCTGCTGAAGACCAACGGCGTCACCGTCATCAACGGCCACGCCCGGTTCACCGGCCCGACCACCGTGGACGTCTACGCCACCGGTGAGTCGCCGCTGGGCGCCGACGGCCCGCGCTACGCCGCCGAACCGGCCGGCGCGCAGCCGATCGAGCAGGTCAAGGCCCGCGACGTCATCATCGCCACTGGCTCGGTTCCCGTGCAGCTGCCGCTGCCCGGCGCGGACCTGCCCGGCGTGATCACCTCCGACGGCGCCTTCGGCCTCACCGAGGTGCCGGGGCGCATCGCGATCATCGGCGGCAGCGCGGTCGGCGCCGAGTGGGCGACGCTGTTCGCCACCCTCGGCAGCGAGGTCAGCATCATCGAGATGCAGAAGACCCTGGTACCGGCCGAGGACGTCGAGGTCGGCAAGGCGCTGGGCCGCTCGTTCACCAAGCGCGGCATCAAGGTCCTCACCGAGGCGACCGTGTCCCGCGTCGACCAGGCCGCCGGCGGCCTGAAGGTCACCGTAAACGGCGCCAAGCCGCAGCAGATCGACGCGGACGTCGTCCTGGTCGGCGTGGGCCGCAAGCCCAACACCGCCAACCTGGACCTGGACAAGGCCGGCGTCGCCACCAGCGAGCGCGGCTTCATCACCGTCGACGACAAGCTGCGTACCAACGTCGAGCACGTCTACGCGATCGGCGACGTCACCGGCAAGGCGCTGCTCGCGCACGTCGCGTCGCACCAGGGCGTGGTCGCGGCCGAGACGATCGCCGGGCACCACGCCGCGATCGACTACAACGTAATCCCGGCCGCCACCTTCACCCACCCGGAGATCGCCAGCGTCGGGCTCACCGAGGCCAAGGCGATCGAGGCCGGCCACGAAGTGGTCGCCGCCAAGTTCCCGTTCGCCGCGCTCGGTCGTGCCCAGAGCTACGGCGACACCGAGGGCTTCCTGAAGATCGTCGCCGGCAAGAAGTACGGCGAGGTCCTGGGCGTGCACATCATCGGGCACTCCGCCAGCGACCTGATCACCGAGGGCGCCCTGGCCATGGCGCTGGAAGCCACCCTCGACGAACTCGCCGAGACCATCCACGCGCACCCGACCCTGGGCGAGATCGGCATGGAGGCGGCGATGGCCGCGCTGGGCCTGCCGATCCACGTCGCGCCGCCGAAGAAGCGTTGA
- a CDS encoding GtrA family protein: MATRATESTSARRRYWRLLSRFAAASAVATGISQLVFLLSYSLGATPVLATVLAWLAGAIPNFVLNRRTWGGGGRAALRGEILRYGAISVGTALLAALATHNAEALAHALFPEARAAQVAVVWGAFLGTYAVMFVVKFFLVDRLVFTARRSRHQVSSTTRA, from the coding sequence ATGGCGACAAGGGCCACCGAGAGCACCAGCGCTCGGCGCCGCTATTGGCGGTTGCTCAGCCGTTTCGCGGCCGCTTCCGCGGTGGCCACCGGAATCAGCCAACTCGTTTTCCTGCTGTCGTACTCGCTCGGCGCCACACCGGTGCTCGCCACCGTGCTGGCCTGGCTGGCCGGTGCGATTCCGAACTTCGTGCTGAACCGGCGGACCTGGGGCGGCGGCGGCCGGGCCGCGCTGCGCGGCGAGATCCTGCGCTACGGCGCGATCTCGGTGGGCACCGCGCTGCTCGCTGCGCTGGCCACGCACAACGCAGAAGCCCTCGCCCACGCGCTGTTCCCGGAGGCGCGGGCGGCGCAGGTCGCCGTGGTCTGGGGCGCTTTCCTCGGTACTTACGCGGTGATGTTCGTGGTCAAGTTCTTCCTCGTCGACCGGTTGGTGTTCACCGCCCGGCGCTCCCGCCACCAGGTTTCGAGCACCACTCGCGCGTAG